CCTTTCCCTCTCGTCGTGCCCGCTCCGACGAGCTACACGGTCAAACTCACGCCCCCCCAGGCCAAAACCCTCGAAGCCATCGTCCGCGACGGCACCTTCGAACTGCGCCAGGTCCCCTACGCCCGCTTCAGCGGCGTCCGCAAGGACTTCAACGTCACCTTCTACGAATCCGGCAAACTCGTCGTCCAGGGCAAGGGCACCCAGGACTTCGTCCAGTTCGTCCTCGAACCCCGGGTCCTCGGCGAAGCCCGCCTCGGATACGAGGATGTCCTCGATCCCGACCGCCTCGCCCCGCGCCTCGGCATCGACGAATCGGGCAAGGGCGATTTCTTCGGCCCCCTCTGCATCGCCGGCGTGTACGTCAACGCCGCCGTCCTCGAAGCCTGGAAGGATGCCGGCATCCGTGACTCCAAAAGCGTCGGCAGCGACGCCCAGGTCCTGCGCCTCGCCGACCGCATCCGCAAAACCCCCGGCTGCGTCCACACCGTCGTCCCCATCGGCCCCGGCGCCTACAACCGCATGTACGCCCTCAATCGCTCCGTGAACCGCGTCCTCGCCTGGGGCCACGCCCGTGTCATCGAAAACCTCCTCGGCCTCCGTCACCGCATGGATCCCCTCCCCGTCCGCGCCATCAGCGACCAGTTCGCCAGCGACAAGGAAACCATCGAGAAGGCCCTCCTCTCCCTCGGACGCTCCTTCGAACTGGTCCAGCGCCACAAGGCCGAATCCGACGCCGCGGTCGCCGCCGCCTCCATCCTCGCCCGCGAAGAGTTCCTGCGCCGGCTCAAGCGCCTCGGCGAAGAATTCGACATCCACCTCCCCAAAGGCGCCTCCCGCGAGGTCGAGGACGCCGGGCGCGCCTTCATCGAACGCCACGGCGAGGAGGCCCTCCCCAAGGTCGCCAAAATGCACTTCCGCACCTCCTACCGCATTCGCGGCCTCCCCGAACCTCCCGCCCGCGAATGGAAACGCCGCTAAGCCGTACCCATGCAAGCTGTGGGGAGAAACGCGAACGTCGCGAAGCGTCGCTTCGGAGGGCCGGGTTCCACGAGGCCGCAACCGTGGGAAGCGCTGGGTTGAGAACTCGCAGCACTCGTCCCCCCGATTCGCGGCCTCCTCACCCACAACTCCGGGAGGCACCCACCTCCTTCACGCACGGTTGAAATCCGCGTGACAACCCTGTTCCACCGGGTCTTTCCGCTCGACAGCCATTCCCGGCCCCGGTGAGAAAACCGGTTCTCGCCATCGGGTCCCCCGCCCACCAAGGCGGCCGGTCCCGACAGTCGAGTTCCCAGAAACACAACCATGAACCGACATTCCCTCCGATCCCGGCCCCACGCCGCGCCGTTGATCCTCGCAACCTTCCTCGCCCTGCCAGCCTTCGCGGCCCCTCCAGGCCCCGAAGTCGTCGTCCCCGAGGGCGGCTCCGCCCCCGGTCCCTACCCCAATTCCTCCGTCACCGCCGTCAACGTCATCGCCCGCGGCAGCAATGCCGGCTTCGATGGCCGGGCCGAAGTCGTCGGCTTCGACGGCCAGGGCCCCATCCCCTGGTCGGTCAACCGCTACAATCGCGGCGACTTCGCCCTCCGCCTCGCCCCCGCCGATCCCACCGCCGCCGACACCTCCATGGGACAGGGCTTCATCGACTTCGCCGACAACTCGCCCGGACTCCCCGCCAGCCACGCCTGGCGCCCCACCACCGTCCGCGGTGTCGTCATCCCCACCGCCCGCCAGAACGGCCCCATCGACTGGAACGACGGGCAGGGCCCCTTCTATCCCACCGTCGCCATCTCCCAGGCCTCCTCCGGTCCCGGCTATGACATGGTCAGTGGCTCGTTCGGAACCGGAAACCTCGACCTCATCACCGGCAGTGCCGGCACCCCCAGCTCCAGCCCCGAAGCCAACTTCGCGTTCTCCGCGGCCTGGTTCCCCTACGACCAGGGCTGGCTCGCCGGCGAAGTCGGCAACCCCATCCTCTTCGATGCCTTCCTCCCCGACGGCACCGCCCAGTGGCGCCAGGCCAATTCCCGCGCCGCCGGTCTCTCCGCCGGACTCGTCCGCTGGCGCGATTACCCGAGCGACACCGGCATCTTCGGAGGCCTCGCCGAACTCCGCCTCCCCGGTGTCAATACCCTCGAGGATGGCATGCTCTTCGCCACGTCCACGGACGGCTCCAGCGACGTCAATATCCTCGGCGTCGCCCCCCTCGACGACGGCAGCGCCTGGCTGATCACCCTGCGCGAAGACTCCGCCACCGACGCCGAAACGCTGGCCACCTCCGGTCAGTCCCAGTTCCAGTTCGTTTACATCCCCTTCCATGCCGAGCGCCTCATCGGCGGTCACATCGTCGGCACCGACGCCTCCAAACGCCGCGCCGTCGGCGATTTCTCCGTCACCCGCACCGGGACCGGCACCTATGAACTGACCCTCCCCGGCAAGACCGGCTCCTCCGGTGCCCTGATCCTCCAGCCCGCCGCCTTCGAACCCGGCACCACCGAACCCCTCGCCACCCGCGCCTTCCTCTCCTACGAGTACCTCAATGACCGCTTCGTGATCCAAAGCCGGGTCACCACCAGCGACACCACCGCCGACCTCGCCGACGTCAGTTTCTACGTCGCCTGGATCGACTTCGCCGAACCGCTCGCCCCGCCCGCCGGTCCCCGCATGCGCTCCCTCGGCCCCGTCGCCGCCAGCCCGGAGGATGTCCGCGTTCTCGAAGCCGGCATCGCCGCCCACACGACCGAACCCGAGATCCTCGTCACCACCATCGATGCCGACAACCTCGGCGGCTACACCGACCCGCTCACCGGCAATCCCGCCGTCGCCGCCCTGATCGGCCGCTTCTACGATCCCCGCTCGCTCACCCCGACCAGCGAACCCTTTGTCATCGTCGGCAATCCCTCCGGGGCCATCACCCGCCACGACGTGAAGTTCAACCCGGTCTCCCGCCAGTACGTGGTGGTCGCCAATCTCCGGACCGC
Above is a genomic segment from Verrucomicrobiia bacterium containing:
- a CDS encoding ribonuclease HIII, which gives rise to MHTQRTTANPVPPRPRPARTVGCTRFSVSLPIHPTPRFRLDAVPPVPFPLVVPAPTSYTVKLTPPQAKTLEAIVRDGTFELRQVPYARFSGVRKDFNVTFYESGKLVVQGKGTQDFVQFVLEPRVLGEARLGYEDVLDPDRLAPRLGIDESGKGDFFGPLCIAGVYVNAAVLEAWKDAGIRDSKSVGSDAQVLRLADRIRKTPGCVHTVVPIGPGAYNRMYALNRSVNRVLAWGHARVIENLLGLRHRMDPLPVRAISDQFASDKETIEKALLSLGRSFELVQRHKAESDAAVAAASILAREEFLRRLKRLGEEFDIHLPKGASREVEDAGRAFIERHGEEALPKVAKMHFRTSYRIRGLPEPPAREWKRR